In Jaculus jaculus isolate mJacJac1 chromosome 11, mJacJac1.mat.Y.cur, whole genome shotgun sequence, the following proteins share a genomic window:
- the Nkx1-1 gene encoding NK1 transcription factor-related protein 1, with product MSASGPAASGEEPALPPTPPGPSPPAPAAAAARDTMDGRAELPMFPRAGAPPLAASDTVPAVPEGAGAARPAAPPRPTSFSVLDILDPNKFNSRRRRCVLLGPVVPATCAPCASVPCVSAPAASGRSPRAEELERRALATTTGVAAAAGAEPQSTGDPYKAEEAEANGYSSGGGHSPSADSDDEAPEDEEEDAPEAPAARSAEEARGGSGGLGARGSGCPGAVEAEAPSIDEAAAPGPRGNSPGVLGPPGAAAGAGSAGTTSQSAAAAATKPKRKRTGSDSKSGKPRRARTAFTYEQLVALENKFKATRYLSVCERLNLALSLSLTETQVKVWFQNRRTKWKKQNPGADTSAPTGGGGGPGPGAGPGTGLPGGLSPLSPSPPMGAPLAMHGPAGYPAHGPGGLVCAAQLPFLSSPAVLSPFVLGSQTYGAPAFYAPHL from the exons ATGAGTGCCAGCGGCCCGGCGGCATCTGGGGAAGAACCCGCACTGCCGCCAACGCCGCCCGGGCCCTCACCGCCCGCTCCTGCCGCCGCAGCAGCTCGGGACACTATGGACGGGCGCGCTGAGCTGCCCATGTTCCCCCGGGCCGGAGCCCCTCCACTCGCGGCCAGCGACACTGTGCCCGCAGTGCCCGAGGGGGCTGGAGCGGCCCGGCCCGCTGCGCCCCCGCGTCCCACCTCCTTCTCGGTGCTGGACATCCTAGATCCCAACAAGTTCAACAGCAGGAGACGCCGCTGCGTGCTGCTGGGCCCCGTGGTGCCCGCTACGTGCGCTCCATGCGCCTCGGTCCCGTGCGTCTCGGCCCCCGCCGCCTCGGGACGCTCGCCGCGCGCAGAGGAGCTGGAGCGTCGAGCCCTCGCCACCACCACGGGAGTCGCAGCCGCCGCGGGAGCTGAGCCGCAGA GTACCGGGGACCCCTACAAGGCGGAAGAGGCTGAGGCCAACGGTTACAGCAGCGGCGGCGGTCACAGCCCGAGCGCCGACAGTGACGACGAGGCTCCCGAGGACGAGGAAGAAGACGCGCCGGAGGCGCCTGCGGCACGCAGCGCAGAGGAAGCGCGGGGAGGTAGCGGCGGCCTCGGGGCCCGCGGGTCGGGCTGCCCCGGAGCGGTCGAGGCCGAGGCGCCCTCCATCGACGAGGCCGCAGCCCCCGGACCCCGCGGGAATTCGCCGGGAGTCCTGGGCCCGCCGGGAGCCGCCGCGGGGGCGGGGAGCGCGGGAACCACGTCCCAGAGTGCGGCGGCGGCAGCCACCAAGCCCAAGCGGAAGCGCACGGGCTCCGATTCCAAGTCTGGGAAGCCTCGGCGCGCGCGCACCGCCTTTACCTATGAGCAGCTTGTGGCGCTGGAGAACAAGTTCAAGGCGACACGCTACCTGTCGGTGTGCGAGCGCCTCAACTTGGCGTTGTCTCTGAGTCTAACCGAGACGCAGGTGAAGGTCTGGTTCCAGAACCGCCGAACCAAGTGGAAGAAGCAGAACCCTGGCGCAGACACTAGCGCGCCGACCGGCGGCGGCGGAGGTCCGGGGCCCGGCGCGGGGCCCGGCACGGGGCTGCCCGGCGGCCTCAGTCCGCTCAGCCCCTCCCCGCCCATGGGCGCGCCGCTCGCCATGCACGGCCCAGCAGGGTACCCCGCTCACGGTCCCGGCGGGCTGGTGTGTGCGGCCCAGCTGCCCTTTCTGTCGAGTCCCGCAGTGCTGTCGCCCTTCGTGCTGGGCTCGCAGACCTACGGCGCGCCCGCCTTCTACGCGCCCCACCTCTGA